A window of Deltaproteobacteria bacterium genomic DNA:
TCGCGCATCTACCGGGTGGACGGCAAGCGCAAGTTCCGCCTCGCCGATTTCGATCCCGCGCACACTGGGCCGCTCTCCGGCGAGGACGAGCCGCGCGCCCGCGCGCTCACGCAGCAGGCGACCGAGCGGCTCGCGGAGCTGCAGGACAAGCTCTACGCGCAGGACCGCTGGGCGCTGCTCGTGCTGATCCA
This region includes:
- a CDS encoding polyphosphate kinase 2 family protein, with product MDRVSSASQLSRIYRVDGKRKFRLADFDPAHTGPLSGEDEPRARALTQQATERLAELQDKLYAQDRWALLVLIQGMDASGKDTTIREVMSGVNPQGCQVFSFRKPSEEELDHDYMWRCFRALPE